A window of the Ipomoea triloba cultivar NCNSP0323 chromosome 14, ASM357664v1 genome harbors these coding sequences:
- the LOC116004023 gene encoding ADP-ribosylation factor-like: MGVTFTKLFSRLFAKKEMHIMMVGLDASGKTTILYKLKLGWWPRQDPSIVEALFPEHARSHLVVDSNDRDRIVEARDELHRMLNEDELRDVVLLVFANKKNLPNAMNDAGLHGVPILLKIRHVSWIENCETVTHKFLPKIKSASNEMSKVKQLI; the protein is encoded by the coding sequence ATGGGAGTGACATTCACCAAGCTCTTCAGTAGGCTTTTTGCCAAGAAGGAGATGCATATCATGATGGTTGGTCTTGATGCATCTGGTAAGACAACCATATTGTACAAGCTCAAGTTGGGATGGTGGCCAAGACAAGATCCGTCCATTGTGGAGGCACTATTTCCAGAACACGCAAGGTCTCATCTTGTTGTTGATAGCAATGATAGAGATCGTATTGTGGAGGCAAGAGATGAATTGCATAGGATGTTGAATGAAGATGAGCTCCGTGATGTTGTGCTGCTTGTATTTGCTAACAAAAAAAATCTTCCAAATGCAATGAATGATGCTGGACTCCACGGGGTTcccatattattaaaaattcgACACGTCTCATGGATTGAGAACTGTGAGACagtcacacacaagtttttgccaaaaattaaaagtgcaagtaatgaAATGTCTAAAGTAAAACAATTAATCTAA
- the LOC116005190 gene encoding uncharacterized protein LOC116005190: MPPFLRRSCYLTLFLHRHCLTRDRHAKGVGKFRNKMLANLIGYYYDGDERLLVTEFMPNDTHFYMYDNLVAQPGVPRPPTMQQPNPFGNAFYGVGSGLISDGLGAYGEKILGSSSEYIQSNISRYSSDPQYYFQVNDQYQGDISSYINDSIKNGIALSTFRKDKLGGDGIGISYWMMEMRLLVIDCIRRF; encoded by the exons ATGCCGCCCTTCCTCCGCCGAAGCTGCTATCTGACGCTCTTCCTCCATCGGCATTGCCTCACTCGCGACCGCCACG CTAAGGGTGTTGGGAAGTTCAGGAACAAAATGCTTGCTAATTTGATTGGGTACTACTACGATGGTGATGAGAGGTTGCTTGTTACTGAGTTTATGCCTAATGATACGCATTTTT ATATGTATGATAATCTTGTGGCACAACCTGGTGTTCCTAGACCGCCTACTATGCAGCAGCCAAATCCATTTGGAAACGCATTCTACGGTGTAGGGTCTGGTTTAATAAGTGATGGATTAGGTGCCTATGGAGAGAAAATTCTTGGTTCAAGCTCTGAATACATACAAAGCAAT ATTAGTAGATACTCTTCTGATCCCCAATACTACTTCCAAGTCAATGACCAATAT CAAGGTGATATTTCGTCTTACATTAATGATtcaataaaaaatggaattgcTCTATCAACTTTTCGGAAAGATAAGCTTGGGGGAGATGGAATTGGAATTTCCTATTG GATGATGGAAATGAGACTATTGGTTATAGATTGTATAAGGAGATTCTAA